Proteins from one Impatiens glandulifera chromosome 2, dImpGla2.1, whole genome shotgun sequence genomic window:
- the LOC124924275 gene encoding pectin acetylesterase 8-like: MKTLEQLEIQIIFYPSAKMGKMLRVLIVLMLELVMRIQGQTVSMTILNSAIAKGAVCLDGSPPGYHFDKGFGDGSDNWLLIFEGGGWCESTSECLIRKNIFRGSTNLMNKTLQFKGILNNQKLLNPVFYNWNRVKIRYCDGASFMADVEEVDPATNLHFRGARVFVAIIEDLLAKGLNKAHNALLGGCSAGGMSSIFKCDEFRNLLSKRTKRTKVKCLADAGYFINRKDIAGKSYIETKFNGVVQTHRLAGNLPKTCTSKLSPGLCFFPENIVKDIRTPLFILNAEYDVWQVHNILIPTYADPKRSWTDCKNNIANCSPTQLNTLQEFRSDFINALENVKKSEYNGLFINSCFVHCQTEVQEIWTGPNSSKLAGKTMAEAVGEWFYDKNLFRQLDCPYPCDKTCHNTVLNGTSPKRPNYIEFNI; the protein is encoded by the exons ATGAAAACGcttgaacaacttgag ATACAAATAATATTCTATCCCTCTGCGAAAATGGGCAAAATGTTAAGAGTGTTGATAGTCTTGATGCTAGAACTGGTGATGAGAATTCAAGGACAAACAGTCAGTATGACTATTCTTAATAGTGCAATTGCCAAAGGAGcag TTTGTTTAGATGGGAGCCCACCCGGTTACCATTTCGACAAGGGTTTTGGAGACGGATCCGACAATTGGTTACTTATTTTTGag GGAGGAGGATGGTGTGAAAGCACGTCAGAATGCCTAATTCGAAAAAACATTTTTCGAGGATCGACAAATCTAATGAATAAAACTCTCCAATTCAAAGGAATTCTCAATAATCAGAAACTACTTAATCCAg TTTTCTATAATTGGAACCGGGTCAAGATCCGATATTGCGATGGAGCGTCGTTTATGGCTGATGTTGAAGAAGTTGATCCG GCGACTAATCTTCACTTTAGAGGTGCAAGAGTTTTCGTCGCGATCATCGAAGATTTATTAGCGAAGGGGCTAAACAAAGCGCATAAT gCACTTTTAGGCGGTTGCTCAGCTGGAGGAATgtcatcaatatttaaatgtgaTGAATTTCGAAATCTTTTATCTAAAAGAACTAAAAGAACCAAAGTTAAATGTTTAGCGGACGCTGGTTATTTTATTAACag GAAAGACATAGCTGGAAAATCATACATTGAAACAAAATTCAATGGTGTGGTTCAAACTCAT AGATTAGCAGGAAATTTGCCTAAAACATGTACTTCCAAACTTAGTCCTGGATTG TGTTTTTTTCCTGAAAATATTGTTAAAGATATTCGAACGCCTTTATTTATTCTAAACGCGGAGTACGATGTATGGCAG GTTCATAATATTCTGATACCAACTTATGCTGATCCTAAACGTTCTTGGACTGATTGCAAAAATAACATAGCCAATTGTTCTCCTACTCAACTCAACACCTTGCAAG AATTCAGGTCAGATTTCATTAATGCATTAGAAAATGTGAAGAAATCTGAGTACAATGGGTTATTCATCAATTCTTGCTTCGTCCATTGCCAAACTGAAGTTCAAGAGATATGGACTGGTCCTAATTCTTCTAAGCTTGCAGGGAAA ACTATGGCAGAAGCAGTTGGCGAATGGTTTTACGACAAGAATTTGTTTCGACAGTTGGATTGTCCATACCCATGTGATAAAACTTGTCATAATACCGTATTGAATGGAACTTCACCAAAGAGACCAAATTATATAGAATTTAATATCTAG